NNNNNNNNNNNNNNNNNNNNNNNNNNNNNNNNNNNNNNNNNNNNNNNNNNNNNNNNNNNNNNNNNNNNNNNNNNNNNNNNNNNNNNNNNNNNNNNNNNNNNNNNNNNNNNNNNNNNNNNNNNNNNNNNNNNNNNNNNNNNNNNNNNNNNNNNNNNNNNNNNNNNNNNNNNNNNNNNNNNNNNNNNNNNNNNNNNNNNNNNNNNNNNNNNNNNNNNNNNNNNNNNNNNNNNNNNNNNNNNNNNNNNNNNNNNNNNNNNNNNNNNNNNNNNNNNNNNNNNNNNNNNNNNNNNNNNNNNNNNNNNNNNNNNNNNNNNNNNNNNNNNNNNNNNNNNNNNNNNNNNNNNNNNNNNNNNNNNNNNNNNNNNNNNNNNNNNNNNNNNNNNNNNNNNNNNNNNNNNNNNNNNNNNNNNNNNNNNNNNNNNNNNNNNNNNNNNNNNNNNNNNNNNNNNNNNNNNNNNNNNNNNNNNNNNNNNNNNNNNNNNNNNNNNNNNNNNNNNNNNNNNNNNNNNNNNNNNNNNNNNNNNNNNNNNNNNNNNNNNNNNNNNNNNNNNNNNNNNNNNNNNNNNNNNNNNNNNNNNNNNNNNNNNNNNNNNNNNNNNNNNNNNNNNNNNNNNNNNNNNNNNNNNNNNNNNNNNNNNNNNNNNNNNNNNNNNNNNNNNNNNNNNNNNNNNNNNNNNNNNNNNNNNNNNNNNNNNNNNNNNNNNNNNNNNNNNNNNNNNNNNNNNNNNNNNNNNNNNNNNNNNNNNNNNNNNNNNNNNNNNNNNNNNNNNNNNNNNNNNNNNNNNNNNNNNNNNNNNNNNNNNNNNNNNNNNNNNNNNNNNNNNNNNNNNNNNNNNNNNNNNNNNNNNNNNNNNNNNNNNNNNNNNNNNNNNNNNNNNNNNNNNNNNNNNNNNNNNNNNNNNNNNNNNNNNNNNNNNNNNNNNNNNNNNNNNNNNNNNNNNNNNNNNNNNNNNNNNNNNNNNNNNNNNNNNNNNNNNNNNNNNNNNNNNNNNNNNNNNNNNNNNNNNNNNNNNNNNNNNNNNNNNNNNNNNNNNNNNNNNNNNNNNNNNNNNNNNNNNNNNNNNNNNNNNNNNNNNNNNNNNNNNNNNNNNNNNNNNNNNNNNNNNNNNNNNNNNNNNNNNNNNNNNNNNNNNNNNNNNNNNNNNNNNNNNNNNNNNNNNNNNNNNNNNNNNNNNNNNNNNNNNNNNNNNNNNNNNNNNNNNNNNNNNNNNNNNNNNNCGTATTGGCTCTAGGGTTAGAACAAAGTGCATGATAACGTGATGAAGAATAAAGTGTAGAGACAAAGAGATAGCAAGAGAGTCATCTTATTCATTGATAGGAGCCCTTTATATAGGGAATTACACAATACCAATATGGTAAGGATATGAATACATAGATCTAGTCTAACTACATATCCTATTGGCATAAGGCCAAGGCACACATAGAGAATATCCTAGAACATATATTAAATAACATATTATTATTAGTACTGTTAGATATTGAGGGTATTTTAGGCAGTTTGAGATGTGTATTTAATATAATATTGAAATGAAAAACTAGATGGGTAGTGTATTAAGTAAGAGATATGTGTTAAGAGATTAAGGGTGTGTATTTAAAATTTCTCTTTTGCAAATCTTGGTAGGTATTTATAGATAATTATGAATGACATAATCCCTGTGCTATTAGAACTAGAAATCCCATTCAGACAAAGTAAATAAAAATAGAATAGAAAACCTATTCAAGCTAGGAAAGAAAGCCTGTAACATATGTTAAACTAGGAAACATAGGCTTTTGGTTGGTCCTTTCATGTCATGTTATCTTGACTCATGCGTTGGAATTCAAAAACCATTAGGTAAATACTAGATTACTAGATAGATAGATACAGGTACATTACTATGCTGTTAAACACTTAAACCCTAATACTCTTCTGTCGTTGTGATGAACAAAGGAATCGACTGGCTCTAAATCAGAGTTTTTAGGTTTCTACATGAAGGCTGGACATCTTACTGTGCTCGACAGGTATGACCATGGACATACGTACAATGCAATTCACAGAAAATCGACAAAAGGGTACAAAGTGACTCGAACATTAAGAGCACCAACCCCAACAAAAAAATGTGGAAGGGATCTGGCCACAGTTCTGCGAATGTGCTTTGCTTGTTGCTCCGTTTTTGCAGCTTGCTGGTTTTTCTTGGCCTCGGCCGCTGCTCGCTTTTCTTGAGTCTTATGCCTTGCAGCTGCTACTTTATTCATTAGCTTACTACATCACATCTTTGCTTAGCACAAGTCTCATTTTAACTAAAAAGCCTCATCAATATTATAATAACTAGCAAAAGTAGTTATTTTATGAGCTTCACTTCATTGAAACACAAGAGGTGCCCTTTCAATTATCTGCACAGTTTAGGTTGCCATGAACGTACGACCAGCTACCGTCGACCGATTCAATGATAATCAAATCAATGTTCTTTTCTATGTAAACGAAAACATAATCCAAGTGAATTCGTGAAAACTAAATAATACGATTATATATGAATTATGAGAATGATCGATATTGAGCATTTGAGCTCGCATACAATCAAATATGAGGTAAAAGCTAAATATATGCCGTAATTTGTGTGGCGGAATCCTCTTCCGATCCGGCCACCGGAATCATCATCTTGTGTTTTAATATGAGATTCATAGTAGCTCATGAATGTGGTTCACCTCCGGCCGGGACAAGTTTTGAATTTTTGATTGATTAACACTACGTACTGGTTAGCATGTCCGTCCTGCAGTACCTCATAGTAGTATATAGTAAATTAAGGAAGAACGAAATCCATGATTGGCATTTGGCAGCTCGATCAGAGGAGGAGCATAATTGACTCTCAAATAACCATGTTCTGTTCAACAAGTTAGTCGGTGCAAAAAATCATGGGATCCATGTGCTTTCCATGCTTTGGTCAAACACTCACAAACCTAAACAAATCACATATATGAATCTCTTTGCCCTTTTTATCATCTTGTGTTTGGACACTGAATGATCCCTCCAACGCATACACAACCGACACTTTCTAGCTACGTGGTTCGATCACGTAAAAACGAAAATGAAAGACATACAAGTCCTTCAATTATTTTGTTATGATAGTCTCAAGTCACATATAACATGTCGATATATCAACCCCACAATCCTATATTTTGGTACGAACTCAAGAAGAGTATAAACAGAGGACCGGAATAGAACTTTCATGGGGTAATCTTTTTCTATAGATACTTGTTCATGATATATCGATGTCATTTGTTTGGTGACAATGTATGGCATACATCACCGACAATCCAAGTTTCTAGAATTGAAATGCCAAACTCAACGTGCATCTTTGGTTTTGTCTATGTTCTTAAGGTAACTTTTTCTAAACAAAAAAAATTTAACTTACCCATCTAAAATACAGGAAAAGGAAAACACGCACAAAATACTTCAAGATGTAAACCGCGTGAAACAAGCTGAAAACTCAAATACATTATGTCGACTCATTACACAGGTGTAGAAAGTTACAACACAAAAATTTTGTTTTGTGAGCTTCACAAGACTTTTCCTTATTAATGATGTGGAAAGAGAGAGCTATACCTTCACTCGCAAGGCATCTTCACCTTAGATCTACCACGCAATAAGAATATGTATTCAGAAATGTGGACTGAAGCAAGATCTCCAGTAAGAATATATATAATGAAAGAACAGCTAATAAATATTCCATGATTACTAGAAAAGCTAGCAAATAAAATTGCATTGGTACAAATTAATAATGGAGTTGTCTAGAAAGTAATTGCCTTCAATTCAAAAAATAAAAAGAACATAATAACAATTCATAATAATAAGATCGGTATTTACTAATGAATGAAATGCTATCTAGCTAATTATTAAGAAGATGATATGAAGCACCGGCAAAACCCTGCAATTTCCATCCCGGTTGGCTCTTCACCGGCGCCGACGACCGGAACTCGTTTCTTCCGGAGCCCCGAGACCCGCACCGACAAAACAAATTGCAGAGAATCCAACCCGAAGAGCAACGTCGACCAAAGCAGCAAGTAGTTCTATAACAAGCTAGCTCCCACGCACATATAATAGAACAACAAAAGATATCATCTAATTACAATCGTATAATCAATCTTCTTCATTCTGGATTCCGGTAACAAGAACAGCAAGAACAATAAGAACATACAGAACCTTATTCACTTCTTGGTCTTGAACGAGTCGTAGGGCCTGTAAGTTTGAGGAAGAGTGGTGACGTTGTTGGACGAGGTCATCATGAGCTTCCGGAGCTCAGACCGGACCTTAAAGAAGACATGTCGCCAGCTGCCTCTGTTGTCGGAGCCGAGAATCTTGGTCTCTTCCTCGTTCATCTCCAGATCCTGAGCGAAGATTGGCTTTCTGGAAAGAACCCAAGTCCAGCCCCAGTCCCACCATCTCTTAATGGACCCGCCGGCGTACTCCCCCATGGCGGAGACGGACTTGGACCTCTGCATGGCCCATGTGGTCGCCGGGGATGAGATTGGCTGCAGCTTGAGGGAGAGAGACGACAGCCTTCGCCGGAGAGCTGGTGCCTGGTCTAGCCCTGATGAGCCGCCCTGGGAGACGGGTAGGGCGCCCAGCTGGCTGGTTGGCATTCTCTTCTGGAGGCTCTGAACAATGGAGCTCATGATGAAGATGGAAGAAGAAGAAGAAGAAGAAGAAGAAGAAGAAGAAGAAGGAAAAGAGAGAATGAAGGAGGAAGAGAAATGGGGTTTGGTGGTGTATATGTGAGAGAGAGGTGGTGAGAGGTTGTGATCAGAGCTCCTCCATCACAGGCTGTTCTTATTCGTATTCGAGTTGTGGGGGCTTGCTATAGGGTAGAGGTGGGGTCCATTTCTTCTCCTTCTTCTTCCTTCTGCGATTTACAGCAATTTCTCCTCTGTGATGGGAGACAGGACAGAGAGAGGTGGTTTCCCGGGGTGGTGAGATTTTATATGTTCTTCTTTCTCGGCATATAATTGAGGGGGTCTTAATTTGGGGGTTAAGTGCTAATTAAAATAGGGTTTCTTACAAAATTTTGGGGGTTTGAGTGCTAATTAGAATAGGGTTCTTAATGTGGAGAACAGGTTTAATATAGCTGGAGTCATCAATTAGTACTATTCTTAAAATCTAAATTCGAATGATTTCTGGGTCCATGAATGTCTTTTTTATAAATATAGTAGGTATGTGGTTAACTCCTTATAAGCATATGTAAAAAGAAAAAATTGTTTATGAGATTTTACTAATATCAAGCATAAAATTACTAACGTAATATGAAGCACCCGCAGGACTTCACTAAAGCAGCAATCATTACCTAGGTTGAAAGGAATTAGAAAGTATTTCATTATGCAACATTTGAAAATCTTATCGGAAAACCTTAAGGTACTTATTTGCGATCAAGTTTTATTCGTACCATGAATTTACAAGTAAAATTGCCAGAGTTAGGGTTGTAATGCAGCTTTAAGCCGGATTCTTGACAAAATTTCAAATTAGATTCATATTAAGATATAAGATCTCGAGGGCATACAAATTTAGGACTCATATCATTCTTATTGGATAAGATAGAGGTCTATGTCTTTGGTTTTGAATTGGTTCTAAAGATGTCGTTTGCCATTAATTAACTAAGTTTTTGATACACTTGGTAGGCTTCTTTTCCTTTTTATGGTGTTGGTTTTCAATTTTCGCACTAGCATTGTTGGGTGGTTTACATCGATTAATTATTGTTGTAGTTAGAACTTTATAATCACATATGCTTTATTGCCCTATGTAGTATATTGATCGATGTCTCTCGGCATTTTTTGGTTGCAGTCATTTTCAGATCCATATGTGACTATTAGTTCGCGTCATTACTTTGAATTTTCGATGTATTTGTGCATCTCTCTTATTTTTCTCTCATCTCCTCCTTTTACATAGTCAATCAATCAACCTTACCAATAATTCTAATGAGATTTGAACCTATCACAAAATATTTTATTAGCAAAACATTCACCCTTAAGTATAATCTCTTTTTAAGACTTATATCTCTTGTTCACCTAGACTTAAGATCGGCGATTTGATTTCAATACTCTTTTTACTGGCTCAAAATGTTGTGCATTTCTTATAGCAAATGTGGTTACTTATCGTCTAGTTAAGTTTGTTTTGCATGTAACACTTCAGATTGAAAGAGGAAAAGAGCAATGCTAAGTGAATCACTTTTTAGGGAATAGCAAATCATATATATATCCTTCAAAATGATTTGAAACACAAATAAATCTACTTGTGTTGTTGTTAAACAAATAAGGACAGTTTTTAACAATTAAAGACAATTTTTTTTTC
The window above is part of the Fragaria vesca subsp. vesca linkage group LG2, FraVesHawaii_1.0, whole genome shotgun sequence genome. Proteins encoded here:
- the LOC101305228 gene encoding uncharacterized protein LOC101305228 — translated: MSSIVQSLQKRMPTSQLGALPVSQGGSSGLDQAPALRRRLSSLSLKLQPISSPATTWAMQRSKSVSAMGEYAGGSIKRWWDWGWTWVLSRKPIFAQDLEMNEEETKILGSDNRGSWRHVFFKVRSELRKLMMTSSNNVTTLPQTYRPYDSFKTKK